In Gemmatimonadota bacterium, the sequence TGGCTCCCTTGTGGTGCTGGATCATGTACGTCAGGAACAATCGATCGAACGCGGAGCCGCGCGCCTGCTCCAGCTCGTCCAGCTGCGCCTGGCTCAGCATCCCGGGCATCATCGCGTGGTCGCCATGCATGCCCTGCATGTCGTGCCCGCCGGCGTCCGCCATGCGGCCGCTCGGATCGACCTGGGGGACCGGCTGCTCACGCTCACCGAGCCAACGCTGCATCAGTCCGATCTCGTCCTTCTGCGCGTTGATGATGCGCGCGGCCAGGGTCTGCACCGATTCGTTGGCGCCGTTGACGGGCGCCCAGGCCGACATGACGAGCGCCTGCGCGTGGTGGCCGATCATGCCGGTCATGAACGCCACGTCCGCCGGGTGGACGGACAGACGGGTGCTGTCCATGCGCGCCTGGTACAGGGCCTCGAGCTCGGCCAGGGAGCCGCTCCCGGCGCCCGGCGGGGGTGCGCCTGCGCTCCGGCAGCCGGCGAGCGTGAAGGCCCCCAGCAGCAGGGCAGCGGCGGTGCGTCCTCGCGGAGACATGTCCATGGGTCCAGCGATCCTGGAAGAGCGGGAGTGGAGCGCAGTATACCCCGGAAGCCGCGTCCGGGTCACCGGGTCGGGGCGGGAGGTCTAGTGGGATGGGACGGATCGACCGGGGCCGGGTGCGCCGCCGACCCCTCTACCTACGCCGCCCCGCGCCCCGGGCTACCGGAAACGAGAGGGGACCCGGGTCCGTATCGACGCCACGGGCCGCGCCCATCGCGACGCAGGGGCGTAGTGCGCATTCCTGGTTCGCGTTCCCAGCACCGGAGCCCACGATATGCGTCCCGTCCCATGCAGGCCTCGACTGCCGGCCCTCGTGATCCTGGCCGGTGCGGCCGCCTGCGGCCCTTCCGCCTGCGGCCCCGCGCCCGACGCCTCGGCCGGCGTCGCGGCCACGCCCACCCTCTTCGACCGACTCGCGGGGTCGTGGGAGGGCGAGGGCACGTTGCTCGGACGTCCGGGCCGCTTCCACATGCGCTGGACCCGTCTCGCGGACGGCCGCTGGGCGCGGCTGGAGTTCCGCAACGGGTTCGTGGGTCCCGATGGAGCGACCACACCGATCCTGGAGGCGGTGGCCTTCTATCCGATCCGGGGCGCGCCGGGGGAGGACGCCACCGCGGGAGATGCGGAGCCGAGGGTCGGCCCTGCCCCTCACGGCGGCACGTCCGGGCCGCCCGCCGACGGCTGGTGGTTCGACTCCCGGGGCGAGCGCCTGCTGCTGGGGATCTCGGTCGAGGAAGACCTGCTGCGCGTGGACTGGACGGCCTCCTCGGAGCAGGGGCGCACGGTGTACCGCCCCGGGAACGGGCGGGTCGAGGTCGCCGACTCCGTCTGGCGCGACGGAGCTCTCGCCGAGTTCGCGCGAGCCACGTACGTGGCGGCCCCAGACGCGGGAGTCGTAGAGGAGTCCCTCTGGATCCCGACGGAGGATGGACTGCGGATGCGCGCCCGCGCCGTGGGGACGGGCCCGGAGACGTGGGTGGTCCCCATGGACGTCTTCCTGAAGGACGCCCTGGGTCCGCTGGCGCGCGGACGCCGCCTCGTGTTCTACGACCCACTGGGGCGGGGCGCGTCCGACGCGATTCCGTTGGAGCGTCTCTCCGAGGATCGTCAGCTGCGCGACCTGGAGGCGCTGCGGCGACACCTGGGGCTCGAGCGGATGGGGCTGATCGGGTGGTCGGGACCGGGGAAGCTGGTGGCGCGCTACGCCATCGAGCACCCGGAGCGCGTGAGCGGCCTCCTGCTGATCTCGCCGGTGGGCCCGGCGTCGAGCGCCTACCCGCTGGAGGACGGGATCCCCTCGCGGGACGACAAGCTGGACGGCGCAGCCTACGAGCAACTCCAGGCCGAACGCGCCGCCGGTGCGTTCGCGGGGGATACGGCCGCCGCCTGTCGTGCCGAGAACGGACTGCTGTACGCCGCCAGCCTCGCGGACGGCGCGCTGTCCGCCCTGGTTCCCGACGTCTGCGTGCACCCCAACGAGTGGCCGGAGCGCTTGTACCCCTGGTTCGGCGCCCTGCTGGACTCGTTCGGCACGTTCGATCATGGACCGGCGTTCCGGGCCTCCCCGGTGCGTACCCTGGTGATCCACGGCCGCGAGGACGGCATCCCGCTGGCCGGCGGGCGCGCCTGGGTGGCCGGAGCCCGCGATGCTCGCCTCCTGGTCCTCACGCCGGCCGGGCACTTCCCGTTCCTGGAGATGCCACTGGACTTCACGCAGGCCGCCCGGACGTTCCTGGACGGAGGGTGGCCCGACGCGGCGGAGGCAGTGCCGGGGTCGTAGCGCGTCGGGTACCGCAGGGGTGCCGGTGGGGTACGGGCCGCCGCGCGGCTCGGGCGCAGTGGACGGGCGCAGCGGACGGGCGCGACGCCGGGCGGACGGTCGCGAGGGTCGGGTCGCGCGCCCGGACCGCGCCGCTGCTGTCCGTATCAGTGCGTCGCTTCACCTCGGGAGAACGAGTCGAACGAGGGAGAGGAACGGATGCGCACCGCGGCGCTGCACCAGGGTGGAGGATGGCCATGGGGTTCCTCCTCATGCTCATCGGGTTGGCGAGCACGGCGATGTCCGCATGCGACGGGGACCTGTTCAGCACCAGGGAGTGCGCATGCACTGCGGACTTCCGGATCATCACCGTCACGGTCGTGTGGGACAGCACGGGCGCTCCGGTACCCGGCCTGGAGGTGACCGTCCGGCGCGCACGAGACGGTGTGGTGCTGGAGAGCACCGAGCTGGGGCCTTCAGGCAGGCGTCTACCCGGTCGTGGACACACCAACCCTTCGCCTGCGCCCCAGCGGGGAGGTCGTCCGCTTCGTGGCGAGCAACGGGACCGATGAGGTCGCATCGGACTTCGTGGTGGGGACCGACGGCTGCCGCTGTCATGTGCGCCTCTACAGCGGGCCGGACACGCTGGTGTTCCCGGAGTAGGGCTGGTGCTGCCGGAGCTGGGCGGGCGCGCGTGGGCGGCGCGCGGAGATGTCCAGAGTCGTGTACGCATCAGACGGTGAAATGCAGGAGTGCCTGCAACGCAGGAGTACCCACAAACACGAAGGGCCCGACGGGGTTTCCCCCGCCGGGCCCTTCAAGCTTCAGGTCGTGTTCGTTCGCAACGGAGGCGGAGGGACTCGAACCCCCAAGGGCTTGCGCCCGCCGCATTTCGAGTGCGGTGCCTTACCAGTTAGACTACGCCTCCCCATTCCAGAGGCCGTCCCATCGTGCGGCCTCAGGGCGTGGCGCCGGACGGCTGCGCCGTCCCACACCTTCATGGAATCGCCCGCGCGTTTCAGCGGAAACGTCGGGGCGGCTCCGCGGGACCTTGGCTCGCTGTGCGTTCGGCTCGCGGGGCTCCTGCATCGTTCGCATCGGCCCTCGTCCGCATCGGCGCCCTCCGTCCCATGCAGGGAGCGGGCCGCCCGCCGCGCCGGTCCTGCTCGGGTGCAGACCGGCGCTCGGCTTCCATCCAAGACCACCCACCAAACCTAAATCGGGGCGCCCGGATTCGAACCGGGGACCTCTGCGACCCGAACGCAGCGCTCTACCGGACTGAGCCACGCCCCGAACAGACGTGTGAAGCAGGCCACAGGGGGACTGGGGCCGAGCAAGACGGATGGGGTCTATCGAGACCACGGGAGCGAGCGGCTTGCTTCGCAAGCGCTCCGTTCAGGCCTGGTGTGGTCTATCGAGACCGGTGTCGCGAGCGGCTTGCTTCGCAAGCGCTCGCAGATGCCGCTTCTGGTCTGCGAAGGCACCGGACCTCAGAACCATAGGGTCTGATCATCCGACGGGGTGGGATTGCTGGCCCTGCGGGCCAGCGACCTCGCGTACGTCGTTGAGATCTTCGACCCCATACTTGTGGCGCATCGGGTCGAACCAATGCGCCGGCCCGACCTCGCAGATCCACACGCCCTACGCGATATAGGGCCGAAGGCCCTGAACCCACGCCGATTTCAAACGGACGGGGTGGGATTCGAACCCACGCGGGCGTGAGCCCACACGATTTCCAATCGTGCGCCTTAAGCCACTCGGCCACCCGTCCCGTGCGGCCGTGCCCACCGAATGAACGGGCAGGCGCATGCGTTCGTTGTCGCGATCCTCGCGGCTCTCACCACCGTCGCGACCCAACGGAGGGGGTGGGATTCGAACCCACGAGGTCCTTTCGGACCAACGCCTTAGCAGGGCGCCGCCTTAAGCCACTCGGCCACCCCTCCAAAGTTGCCCCGCTAGGACTCGAACCTAGAGTCTTCCGGTCCAGAGCCGGACGTGTTGCCATTACACCACGGGGCAAGCTTACTGCTTCGCTCGAGGCCACTCGAATTGCTGCGCCGTTCGGCGCTGATGACAGTTCGCGCAGCGGACGTCGCACTTGCGGATCTCTGCGAGCACCTTGTCCCAGGAATAGCCGGCACTCAGCAACGTCGAGATGTTGAAGGACTTGTCCTCCAACCTCCGGTGATCGAACCCGAGCACGTCGGGATCGGATTCTCCACAGTCCACACAAGGATGCTGGACCAGGTACGCCCTGATCCGGTCGAACCCTTCGCTGCGGCGCCGGATGCGTCCGTCATGCGCCCGCTCCCGGGCCTCATCGCGATTCGCGCGGTACCAGGACCGGCACAGATCACGGTGGCACGGCCGGCAGGTGCTGCCGCGCCCATCCGGGCGAGCCCGGTTCCTGGGATACGCATCCAGCGGTTTCGTCTCACCGCAGGACCAACACCGTTTCAAGAAGCCTCCCTCGCGATCCGCATCCCTTCCAGAAGAACGCTGATCCGGATCGCTCCGGGAATGTCCCATTGGGACCAGAGCCACCAGTCGGACTTGAACCGACGACCCCGTCATTACGAGTGACGTGCTCTACCAGCTGAGCTATGGTGGCGACCACAGTGGAGCCGAGGGGGATCGAACCCCTGACCTCTAGAGTGCGATTCTAGCGCTCTCCCAGCTGAGCTACGGCCCCAAAATCCCGCTCTTTCTGCCAATCTGGCCGGGAACCCCGTTTATGCAAGTTCAAGGCCCTGGTTCCACCGTCTGCGAGTGGGCGCAAGAGGACTCGAACCTCTGACCTCCACGATGTCAACGTGGCGCTCTAACCAACTGAGCTATGCGCCCAACATGCGCCCGGGAGGACTTGAACCCCCAACCTCTTGATCCGTAGTCAAGCGCTCTATCCAATTGAGCTACGGGCGCGTACCCAGCCACGCCGTTCATCGTCGACCAATGAGCCGGCCTGCCGCTGAAAAAGTGCCCACGACAGGACTCGAACCTGTACGCCGTTTCCGGCACTGGTCCCTCAAACCAGCCTGTCTACCAATTCCAGCACGTGGGCGTCTTCCATCATGCACGGGGTGAGCTCCACGCTCGCCAGGCTTTCCTCCCGGGTGGGAGGGTCATGCTCGGGGAGGGACTCGAACCCTCACGGGGTTATCCCCCACAGGATCCTGAATCCTGCGCGTCTGCCAATTCCGCCACCCGAGCGCGAAGCTCACGAGTTCCATGATGGAGCCGAGGGGAGTCGAACCCCTGACCTCCTGAATGCCATTCAGGCGCTCTCCCAACTGAGCTACGGCCCCAACTCGAACACGACCCGAATTTTCAACAAGCACGGCAACGGGGCTGACGGGACTCGAACCCGCGACCTCCGGTGTGACAGACCGGCACTCTAACCGACTGAGCTACAGCCCCTTGTGTTGCCCTATGCCCCCACGGGGAATCGAACCCCGCTCTCCACCTTGAAAGAGTGGTGTCCTAACCGATAGACGATGGGGGCTCATCCTCCCTTCAGCAGGCCCGGAGGGACTCGAACCCCCAACCCCCGGTTTTGGAGACCGGTGCTCTACCACTTGAGCTACGGACCTAGCGCTTCACTCCCTGTCGGGAGGTCCGCAGTGGCCAGGGACGGAATCGAACCGCCGACACCGTGATTTTCAGTCACGTGCTCTACCAACTGAGCTACCTGGCCCCGACAAAAAAACCCACCCCAGTCCTCTCCGACTCGGGCGGGTTCCTGGCTCGTTGCCGGCTGCGTCGCTACCGGCCCGCGCTCCCCGCCCCCTCGGCTCGCCAAAGCCACGGGTTCGTCGAGGTCCCCCAGGAGACTTCCGCCCAGGCGTCGTTGCGCCGGCGCGTGCTCGTTTGGAGGAGTCTCGTCAATTCCAGCGGCCCTGTTGATGCCGATCCCGGCCGAGATCGAGCCTTCCTACAGCCGGAAGCGCCGCCCTTCGGCGACGCTTCCACGAATAGCGGGGGCGGGATTTGAACCCGCGACCTTCGGGTTATGAGCCCGACGAGCTACCAGACTGCTCCACCCCGCAGCAAGAACGGGTAGTTTACTCCTCGCGGGAGGGGGTGTCAACCCGGAAAATCGGCCCCGAATCGGGTCCGGAATCCGCATCGAAACGCCCCAGCCCCGGCCCGGAGCGCGGGGCGAGCGTCCCCGCGAAGCATGGACCGCGCGTCGACATCCGCGCACGTCCGATTCCGCCTCCCGACGACCCCGGCTCCCCCTTCGGCCGTGCGGCCTTCCAGGACACGCGCGGCGCTCCACCCGTCCTCTATGGACCAACCTCCGGCGCGCCAGGTTCCGCAGCCGCCGGGACGGTCGGGTGAGGTGCGGGCTCGCACCCGCCGCCGGGCGCGGAGTACTGAGGATGGGGCCCGGCGTCCGACGCTTCGCCCCACCCCCGCGCACGCCACCGAGGCGACCTGGCCCGTGTGCGCGGCGTCCCCCGGCCCTGGCGTGACAGTCGACCATCCAGCGCAGGAGGATGTATGAGCAGGAGACGGGTTGCCCTGGTGACGGGCGGAGCTTCGGGTATCGGCGAGGCCACCGCGGTGGAGCTGGCGGAGCGGGGCTTCCGGGTCGCGGTCAGCGACGTGGCCGAGGAGCGCGGGCGGAGCGTGGCGGAGTCCCTGGACGGAGACGGCCACGCCTTCTACGCCGCGGACGTCTCGGACGCGAACGCCGTGGAGCAGCTCGTCCGGTCGGTGACCCGTGACCTCGGAGGTCTCGATGCGGCGGTCAACAACGCCGGCATCGGCGGTCCGGCCGCACCCACGGGGGCGTACCCGCTGGATGCGTGGCGCAAGGTGCTCGACGTCAATCTGGACGGCGTCTTCCACGGCCTGCGCTGGCAGATCCCGGCGATGGCCGAGCGGGGCGGAGGGCGCATCGTGAACATGGGCTCGATCCTGAGCATGGTCGGCTTCGCCGGCTCCCCCGCCTACGTGGCCGCCAAGCATGCGGTGGTAGGTCTGACGCAGAACGCGGCCCTCGAGCACGCCGGCGAAGGCATCCGCGTCAACGCCGTCGGGCCCGGGTTCATCGAGACGCCGCTGCTCACCGACAATCCGGATCTGGGTCCCGAGACGATGGAGCAGCTCGTGGGGCTCCACCCGGTGGGCCGCCTGGGGCGCGCCGAAGAAGTGGCCGCGCTGGTGGGATGGCTGCTCGACGAGGCGCCGGACTTCCTCACGGGCGCGTACATTCCCATCGATGGCGGCTACCTCACGCGGTAGCGGCCCGCGAACGCGCTCCAACCGGAGGGAACGATGGACCTGGCCGAGATCCGCGCACGCGATTTCCTGGAGGAGACGGCGGTGACGCGTCGCGTGCTGGAGCGCATCCCCGACGACAAGCTCGGGTGGCGGCCGCACGCGAAGAGCTGGACGGCGGGGGAGCTGGCCACGCACGTGAGCAATCTGCCCGTGTGGGGACGCTTCATCCTCGAGCAGGACGAGCTGGACCTGCATCCCCCGGGTGGGACGCCGCTACCGCCGCCCGCGATCGTGCAGTCGCACGACGAGCTCCTGACGCGCTGGGACGGCAACGTGGCGCCGGTGGCGGACATGCTGCGGGGCACCAGCCTCGAGCGCTTCCGGCAGCCGTGGACGCTCAAGCATGGCGGGGCCACGCTGCTGCAGTTGCCGCGCGCGGGTGCGTTCGACGCGTTCGTGATGCGGCATCAGGCGCACCACCGCGGACAGCTCACCGTGTACCTGCGCCTGCTGGACGTGCCCGTGCCGCAGGTCTACGGGCCGACCGCGGACGAGCCGTAGGAGGGGCGGCGGTCCGGACCGGAGCCGCTGCTTCAACGGCCGGACGATTGCTGCTGCGGTCAGGTCAGGGGACGGTCCGGTCCCAACGCGAGCAGGAATTCCTCGACGGGCAGACAGCGCACGGGGCCCTTCTGCAGGGCGTGGGATGGAGGGTGCGGAGAACGGCGCGACCCCCGAGCAGGTCGACGCCACCCCGGCGGAGCTTTCGCGCACTCGACCCGGCCAGGACGTATCGACGTGGCGGACCGGTCGGAATCGCGGGGCCGGTTCCATTTTGAGGCGCAAAATGGCGGAAGCACCGCCACTTTGCAGGAACGGCTCGGCCAGCCGCGGCTCCGTCTTCCTCTCCCTCGATGCGGCTCGATGGCTGGCTCCCGCGGGACCCCGCCTGCCATCCCCTCGCCCCGCGCCCGGTGCGATCGATTCGATGGCCTCACGGACCGATCCGGCGTCTCGGGTCGCGTCCCGCCCGGTCGTCCACCCACTCTCCGTTCGCGTTCCCGGGTGTTGCCGCTCCAGCGTCTCCTCGCCCTCTATCTGCGCCACGCCTCGCCCTCCAAGGGCGCGCCGGCGCGGGCGGAGGACGCCCGGCGTGCCGAGCTGTGGGCGCGCGTGTTGGGGCCGGAACGAACGGTCGCGACGCTTTCGCGACGGGACTGGGACTCGTTCGTGGAGGCGCGCGGGTCCGGCGCGGTGGGTCCGCGGGGGCAGCCGGTCGTGCCCGGCGCACGGCGAGCCGTCCGGCCGCGGACCGTCCAGGCCGACTGCTTCTGGCTGAACGGTGTGCTGCGGTGGGCATCGACCTGGCGGGACGAGGCGGGCGAGCGGCTGCTGGAGGAGAACCCGCTGGCGGGACTCAAGGCCCCGAGGGAGCGGAACCCGAGGCGCCCCACGGCGCAGGCGGAGCGCTACCGCCGCATCCGGGCGGTCTCGGACCAGATCCCCATGGAGATCCGCTGGCGTGGGCGGCGCGAGTGCGCCCGCTCCCACCTGTCCGAGATCCTGGACCTCGCCCACCACACGGGCCGGCGGCTGTCGGCCATCTGCGCGCTCACGTACGAGGACCTGCGACCGGGGGTGGGGCCGCACGGGTCCATCCGCTGGCCCGCAGCCACGGACAAGGGCCGTCGGGAGATGGTGGTGCCGCTCTCGCCCGGGGCCCGGGCCGCGGTGGAGCGGGTGCTGCGTGAGCGGCCGGGGTCGGGGCCCAGACCGCTCTTCCCCTCGCCCACGGATCGCCTGCGGCCGGTGTCCCGTCATCTGGCCGACGACTGGCTGCGGAGGGCGGAGCGGCGGGCCGGGGTCGAGCCCCAGCCCGGCAGCCTCTGGCACGCCTACCGGCGCGGGTGGGCCACGGCGCGCAAAGCGCTCCCGGACGTGGACGTGGCGGCGGCGGGCGGCTGGAAGGACGCCTACACCTTGAAGACCGTCTATCAGCAGCCGGACGCGGAGGGGATGCTCCGGGCGGTGCTGGGGGAGGAGTGAGGGGGGTTGGGCGGGGCACGGAGAGGGGCGTCCCGAGGGGGAACGCCGAGGCTGGTTGCAGATTGAATATCGAATGTTCAATTTGCAAGGATTATTCCTCGGATGCTGGACAGGGCGCTCGAGCGGGCGGCAGGCGCATACCCGATCGTCACCGTGACAGGCCCGCGTCAGTCGGGGAAGACGACTCTGGTGCGAGCGGCCTTTCCGACCCACGCCTATGTCTCGCTCGAGGACCCCGACGAACGGCGGTTCGCCCTCGAGGACCCTCGGTCCTTCCTGGAGCGGTTCACGGGCCCCGCGATCCTGGACGAGGTCCAGCGCGCGCCGGACCTCTTCTCCTACCTCCAGACCCGGGCGGACGAGACCGGTCGACCCGGGCAGTTCATCCTCAGCGGCTCGCAGAACTTCCTCCTGCTGGAGTCGGTCCGCCAATCCCTGGCTGGCCGCGCGGCCGTGCTCCATCTGCTTCCGCTCTCGCTCCGGGAACTGCTGAGGCAACCTCCGACGCCGCTGTTCGGACAGGAGGATCGCCCTGCAGCTCCCCCTCCCCCGTTCACGCTCGAAGAAGCGCTCTACCGCGGCTTCTACCCGCGCGTGCACGACCCGTCTGTGGACGTCGAGCCAGGGGACTGGTACGCGAACTACTACCGCACGTACGTAGAGCGAGACGTCCGCAGCCTCACGAACGTGGGCGACCTCGAGCTCTTCTCGCGGTTCGTGAGGCTGTGCGCCGGCCGCAACGGTCAGCTTCTGAATGCGACCGCGCTCGGAAACGACGCCGGGGTCTCGCATTCCACAGTACGCCGATGGCTATCCCTCCTCGAGAGCAGCTTCCTCATCACGCTGCTGCGGCCGCATCACCGCAATTTCAGCAAGCGACTCATCAAGTCACCGAAGCTGTACTTCCTGGATCCCGGACTGTTGTGCTACCTGCTCGGGATCGGCTCGCCGAGTGATCTCCTCTCGCACGCGTCGCGAGGAGCGGTGTTCGAGACGCTGGTTCTCTCCGAGATCCTGAAGAGCAGCTACCACGCAGGACGCGACCCACTCGTCTACTTCTGGCGCGATTCGACGGGCCATGAGGTCGACTTCGTAATCGAGCGCGAGGGCCGGTTGGTGGCTGTGGAAGCGAAGTCGGGGAGGACGTTCGCAGACGACTTCCTCAACGGCCTCCGCTACTGGGAGGACCTGGCGCCCGACACCGCCCCCGGTCATCTCGTCCATGGAGGAGACCGCGCGTATCGTCGTCAGGGCTTCCGCGTGCACACCTGGTGGGACCTGGCCTGATCGGGCGGATCCCAGACCACGGTTCGCCGGTGGAGGGGTAGCGGACGAGATCCTCCCGAGGGGCAGGTGGAGGGGACCCGATGCGGGCGCTGGCCCGCCGGCCAGTCTGGCCCTTTGATAGCGCAAACGCTATCATCACTCATGGCCAGGTCCCGTCCGAACGCCGATCCCACCGCCGGGGATCTCCTGCGGGAAGCCCGCCGCCGCGCGGGGCTCTCCCAGCGCGCGCTCGCCGAGCGGGCGGGCACCGCGCAGTCGGTGGTGGCGCGCATCGAAGCGGGGACGGCGAGTCCCCGGGTCAGCACCCTCGAGCAACTGTTGGACGCCGCCGGGCAGCGGCTCGACGTGCGTCTCCGCGACCTGCGGTCCTCTGGGGATGATGCTGCGCTCCGTGACCGCATCCGCGCGTTCTTCCGCGACCGGGCCGACCTCGGTGTGGTCTCGGTCTACCTCTTCGGGAGCGCAGCCCGGAGGGAGCGCCACGCGGAGAGCGATCTCGACATCGGGGTGTTGCTGCACAGCTCGCCCACCGCGAGCAGGGCCACACGGGCCGATCTTCGTGTGACGCTGGGTGCGGCGTTGATTGCGGCCACCGGCGAGAACGCCATCGACCTGGTCGTGCTCAACGACCTTCCTCCTGGCCTGGCCCGTGCCATCGTCCTGGACGGCGAGCGACTCGTCTGCTTCGACGACGAGGCGGACTTCGACTTCCGCCGGAGTGTCCAACTCCGAGCCGCGGAGCTGCAGCCGTTCCTCCGTCGGGCGAGACGCCTGAAGCTGGAGGCGCTCGCG encodes:
- a CDS encoding ATP-binding protein; translation: MLDRALERAAGAYPIVTVTGPRQSGKTTLVRAAFPTHAYVSLEDPDERRFALEDPRSFLERFTGPAILDEVQRAPDLFSYLQTRADETGRPGQFILSGSQNFLLLESVRQSLAGRAAVLHLLPLSLRELLRQPPTPLFGQEDRPAAPPPPFTLEEALYRGFYPRVHDPSVDVEPGDWYANYYRTYVERDVRSLTNVGDLELFSRFVRLCAGRNGQLLNATALGNDAGVSHSTVRRWLSLLESSFLITLLRPHHRNFSKRLIKSPKLYFLDPGLLCYLLGIGSPSDLLSHASRGAVFETLVLSEILKSSYHAGRDPLVYFWRDSTGHEVDFVIEREGRLVAVEAKSGRTFADDFLNGLRYWEDLAPDTAPGHLVHGGDRAYRRQGFRVHTWWDLA
- a CDS encoding site-specific integrase; translation: MLPLQRLLALYLRHASPSKGAPARAEDARRAELWARVLGPERTVATLSRRDWDSFVEARGSGAVGPRGQPVVPGARRAVRPRTVQADCFWLNGVLRWASTWRDEAGERLLEENPLAGLKAPRERNPRRPTAQAERYRRIRAVSDQIPMEIRWRGRRECARSHLSEILDLAHHTGRRLSAICALTYEDLRPGVGPHGSIRWPAATDKGRREMVVPLSPGARAAVERVLRERPGSGPRPLFPSPTDRLRPVSRHLADDWLRRAERRAGVEPQPGSLWHAYRRGWATARKALPDVDVAAAGGWKDAYTLKTVYQQPDAEGMLRAVLGEE
- a CDS encoding alpha/beta hydrolase is translated as MRPVPCRPRLPALVILAGAAACGPSACGPAPDASAGVAATPTLFDRLAGSWEGEGTLLGRPGRFHMRWTRLADGRWARLEFRNGFVGPDGATTPILEAVAFYPIRGAPGEDATAGDAEPRVGPAPHGGTSGPPADGWWFDSRGERLLLGISVEEDLLRVDWTASSEQGRTVYRPGNGRVEVADSVWRDGALAEFARATYVAAPDAGVVEESLWIPTEDGLRMRARAVGTGPETWVVPMDVFLKDALGPLARGRRLVFYDPLGRGASDAIPLERLSEDRQLRDLEALRRHLGLERMGLIGWSGPGKLVARYAIEHPERVSGLLLISPVGPASSAYPLEDGIPSRDDKLDGAAYEQLQAERAAGAFAGDTAAACRAENGLLYAASLADGALSALVPDVCVHPNEWPERLYPWFGALLDSFGTFDHGPAFRASPVRTLVIHGREDGIPLAGGRAWVAGARDARLLVLTPAGHFPFLEMPLDFTQAARTFLDGGWPDAAEAVPGS
- a CDS encoding SDR family NAD(P)-dependent oxidoreductase is translated as MSRRRVALVTGGASGIGEATAVELAERGFRVAVSDVAEERGRSVAESLDGDGHAFYAADVSDANAVEQLVRSVTRDLGGLDAAVNNAGIGGPAAPTGAYPLDAWRKVLDVNLDGVFHGLRWQIPAMAERGGGRIVNMGSILSMVGFAGSPAYVAAKHAVVGLTQNAALEHAGEGIRVNAVGPGFIETPLLTDNPDLGPETMEQLVGLHPVGRLGRAEEVAALVGWLLDEAPDFLTGAYIPIDGGYLTR
- a CDS encoding helix-turn-helix domain-containing protein; this encodes MARSRPNADPTAGDLLREARRRAGLSQRALAERAGTAQSVVARIEAGTASPRVSTLEQLLDAAGQRLDVRLRDLRSSGDDAALRDRIRAFFRDRADLGVVSVYLFGSAARRERHAESDLDIGVLLHSSPTASRATRADLRVTLGAALIAATGENAIDLVVLNDLPPGLARAIVLDGERLVCFDDEADFDFRRSVQLRAAELQPFLRRARRLKLEALAR
- a CDS encoding DinB family protein, translated to MDLAEIRARDFLEETAVTRRVLERIPDDKLGWRPHAKSWTAGELATHVSNLPVWGRFILEQDELDLHPPGGTPLPPPAIVQSHDELLTRWDGNVAPVADMLRGTSLERFRQPWTLKHGGATLLQLPRAGAFDAFVMRHQAHHRGQLTVYLRLLDVPVPQVYGPTADEP
- a CDS encoding DUF305 domain-containing protein, whose protein sequence is MDMSPRGRTAAALLLGAFTLAGCRSAGAPPPGAGSGSLAELEALYQARMDSTRLSVHPADVAFMTGMIGHHAQALVMSAWAPVNGANESVQTLAARIINAQKDEIGLMQRWLGEREQPVPQVDPSGRMADAGGHDMQGMHGDHAMMPGMLSQAQLDELEQARGSAFDRLFLTYMIQHHKGAITMVHDLFEQDGAAQDDFVFKLASDIQVDQTTEVARMQRMLDAMTGTGS